From Xylanibacter oryzae DSM 17970, a single genomic window includes:
- a CDS encoding DUF2335 domain-containing protein, with translation MAKQSIKRSETHVSTSNGVGNQLEQTVTVEDSSMPSPEELTKYIAIDPKILDYFIAASEKEQEHRHCSDMKKLKIISNAERRTGRINFFGMFFAFLSIVVFMAVAGFALYLDHQWFAGFFGMTGLVTIVSIFVTKDDKKKK, from the coding sequence ATGGCTAAGCAATCAATAAAACGCAGCGAAACTCACGTATCTACTAGTAATGGCGTAGGCAATCAATTGGAACAGACTGTTACCGTAGAGGATAGTTCCATGCCTTCACCAGAGGAATTAACTAAATATATAGCGATAGACCCCAAAATTCTTGATTATTTTATTGCTGCTTCGGAAAAGGAGCAGGAGCATCGTCATTGCTCAGATATGAAGAAATTAAAAATCATAAGCAATGCTGAACGTAGAACAGGACGAATAAATTTTTTCGGAATGTTTTTTGCTTTTTTGTCAATTGTTGTATTTATGGCCGTGGCAGGATTTGCTCTTTATCTGGACCATCAATGGTTTGCAGGATTTTTCGGTATGACAGGTTTAGTTACAATAGTTTCAATATTTGTGACTAAAGATGATAAAAAAAAGAAATAG
- a CDS encoding glycosyltransferase has product MAEKQQIAIIYENLTGWAGGTLYVLNLVSSLSLLDECDKPIIHLYCVSKKDFYSFQEITKYPYLKMEKLYRNPFIKALNKVFRYVKASPLSFFGIDISKTKDVFVFPVRSRNIMSNDHKILGWIPDFQELHYPEFFSKSELNYRDKEHRDFFLSKTPVVYSSKDAFQDFKKYYPEYDVKSFILPFAVTLPDFSDLNIQHVKSEFGINKKYFFCANQFWVHKNHMFLFRVFKKLIDKGFDYQLVCSGKLLDSKKDKYTQEIRSFLQQNNLQNRIVILGFIDRKKQLCLMKNSYAIIQPSLFEGWSTVVEDAKALNKYIYLSNLNVHIEQAPKNVCYFNPNDEEDLIDKLQNVHPNEIKYDYKIDIMNFGKCFIKIINEYGKE; this is encoded by the coding sequence ATGGCTGAAAAACAACAAATAGCAATTATATATGAAAATCTGACTGGCTGGGCTGGTGGAACATTATATGTATTAAATCTAGTTTCATCACTATCATTATTAGATGAATGTGATAAACCAATAATTCATTTGTATTGTGTGTCAAAAAAAGATTTTTATTCTTTTCAAGAAATCACAAAGTATCCATACCTTAAAATGGAAAAACTATACAGGAATCCTTTTATAAAGGCACTAAATAAGGTTTTCAGGTATGTTAAGGCTTCACCTTTATCTTTTTTTGGAATTGATATTTCAAAGACAAAGGATGTTTTCGTCTTCCCTGTGCGTTCAAGAAATATAATGAGTAATGATCATAAAATTTTGGGTTGGATTCCTGATTTCCAAGAATTGCATTATCCCGAATTTTTTAGTAAATCTGAATTAAATTACCGAGATAAAGAACATCGTGATTTCTTTTTGAGTAAAACACCTGTTGTATATAGTAGTAAAGACGCGTTCCAAGATTTTAAAAAATACTATCCTGAATACGACGTAAAATCTTTCATATTACCTTTTGCAGTAACTCTTCCAGATTTTTCTGATTTAAATATACAACATGTCAAATCAGAATTTGGGATTAATAAAAAATATTTCTTTTGTGCTAATCAATTTTGGGTTCACAAAAATCATATGTTTCTTTTTCGAGTATTTAAAAAATTAATAGATAAAGGATTTGATTATCAATTAGTTTGTAGTGGAAAATTATTAGATTCAAAAAAGGATAAATACACTCAGGAAATTAGAAGCTTTTTGCAACAAAACAACCTGCAAAATCGTATAGTAATATTGGGGTTTATTGATAGAAAGAAACAGTTATGTTTGATGAAAAATTCATATGCAATTATTCAACCTTCTCTTTTTGAAGGTTGGAGTACTGTAGTTGAGGATGCGAAGGCTCTAAATAAATATATATATCTGTCAAATTTGAATGTACATATAGAACAAGCTCCAAAAAATGTTTGTTATTTTAATCCAAATGATGAAGAAGATTTAATAGATAAATTGCAAAATGTTCATCCGAATGAAATCAAATATGACTATAAAATTGATATAATGAATTTTGGAAAATGCTTTATAAAAATCATTAATGAATATGGTAAGGAGTAA
- a CDS encoding glycosyltransferase, producing MKPKILFIMHMPPPIHGAAMIGQYIHESKHIKTNFDCHYINLATSMDLRDIGKFKIRKLFTFIYMLLKIVYSIMTIRPQLIYITPNACGKAFYKDFIIVMLLKIFGFKIIVHYHNKGVATNQANIFDNLLYKMFFKNLKVILLTESLYTDINKYVSRDNVYICPNGIPEINNPLKDEHSNFNILFLSNMMCEKGVYILLEACKILKSKGLHFCCHFVGKWSNISNENFHKYVFDNNLSTCVTAYGAKYGEEKNKFMSNADVFVLPTYYQNECFPLVLLEAMQQKITCIASNEGGIPNIIDDCKTGFIISKKDPKELAQKIEYLYNHPDENKLMGENGYNKYCANYKLDIFERNFKDILINAISK from the coding sequence ATGAAACCTAAAATACTATTTATAATGCATATGCCACCACCTATTCATGGAGCTGCAATGATAGGACAATATATACATGAAAGCAAACATATTAAGACTAATTTCGACTGTCATTATATTAATCTTGCAACATCTATGGATTTGCGTGATATTGGTAAGTTCAAAATCCGTAAATTATTTACTTTCATATATATGCTATTAAAAATAGTATATAGCATAATGACAATTAGACCTCAATTAATTTATATTACTCCAAATGCATGTGGAAAGGCTTTTTATAAAGATTTTATAATCGTAATGCTACTAAAAATATTTGGATTTAAAATAATTGTTCATTATCATAATAAAGGTGTCGCTACAAACCAAGCAAATATATTTGATAACTTATTGTATAAGATGTTCTTTAAAAACTTGAAAGTAATATTATTAACGGAATCATTGTATACAGATATAAATAAATATGTAAGTCGGGATAATGTTTATATTTGTCCAAATGGAATACCTGAAATCAATAATCCTTTAAAGGATGAACATTCAAACTTTAATATATTATTTTTATCTAACATGATGTGCGAGAAAGGCGTTTATATATTGCTAGAAGCGTGTAAAATATTGAAATCTAAGGGACTTCATTTTTGTTGTCATTTTGTTGGAAAATGGAGCAATATTAGTAATGAAAATTTCCATAAATATGTATTTGATAATAATCTTTCGACTTGTGTGACTGCATATGGCGCAAAATATGGAGAAGAAAAAAATAAATTTATGTCAAATGCTGATGTCTTTGTACTCCCTACTTATTACCAGAATGAATGTTTCCCTTTGGTATTATTAGAGGCTATGCAGCAAAAAATAACATGTATAGCATCTAATGAAGGAGGTATTCCTAATATTATTGATGACTGTAAAACAGGATTCATCATATCTAAAAAAGACCCTAAAGAATTAGCACAAAAAATAGAATATCTTTATAATCATCCTGATGAGAATAAACTTATGGGGGAAAATGGATACAATAAGTATTGTGCAAATTATAAACTGGATATATTTGAGCGTAATTTTAAGGATATATTGATAAATGCAATTTCCAAATAA
- a CDS encoding acyltransferase, whose product MKILNALLSLPKSLYICFLNLPLREALKIPIFVHYNSKISIKGKLCIKGSASFAQIRIGFHKVPVKHSSETTIFNVKKNGFVYFEGKTHIGKGSIINVERGANLILGDNFAISASSVISCYKQIEFGKNVQLSWDDLIMDSDTHIIYSEDGSILNEIKPIVFDDKIWVGCRCTVLKGTHVPHDCVIGACSLVSGDKFEPNTIIAGSPAKSIKKIKTFKI is encoded by the coding sequence ATGAAAATCTTGAATGCCTTACTTTCACTTCCTAAATCTCTATATATATGTTTTCTTAATTTGCCATTAAGAGAAGCTCTAAAAATACCAATTTTTGTACACTATAATTCTAAAATTTCTATAAAAGGGAAACTGTGTATAAAGGGTTCTGCTTCTTTTGCGCAAATTAGGATCGGATTTCATAAAGTTCCTGTTAAACACAGCTCTGAGACTACCATCTTCAATGTGAAAAAAAATGGATTTGTTTACTTTGAAGGTAAAACTCATATTGGAAAGGGGAGTATAATTAATGTAGAAAGAGGAGCCAATTTAATATTAGGTGATAATTTTGCGATATCTGCTTCATCTGTAATTAGTTGTTATAAACAAATTGAGTTTGGCAAAAATGTTCAATTGAGTTGGGATGATTTAATAATGGATTCAGATACTCACATAATATATAGTGAAGATGGCTCTATTTTGAATGAAATAAAGCCAATTGTATTTGATGATAAAATTTGGGTTGGATGTAGATGCACTGTTCTTAAGGGTACGCATGTACCTCATGATTGCGTAATAGGTGCATGTAGTCTCGTAAGCGGTGATAAGTTCGAGCCAAACACAATTATAGCAGGTAGTCCGGCAAAGTCTATAAAAAAGATAAAAACCTTTAAGATATAA
- a CDS encoding dienelactone hydrolase family protein — translation MILKNCLLTIIFLLLSAIPVKAQKKSETPQKRDVFEYTFDLPKYVEQLKLELTYPLAWRNQQNMPFDLWKEKARAKVLECMMTPPKAANCFDPEIIGREKRDGYVALKVMFNINAYSRIMAYILVPDGKGPFPAVNLLHDHGAHFFIGKEKMIRPFGVSQEVTDDAQSWANTLYEGQFVGDYLAKHGYVCFSIDAPLWGERGREEGVDRSKYDVIAGNMMMLGRDLCGFMHYDDIASTDFMATLPYVDKDRIGCMGCSMGAYRAWMLSALSDKVKAGVSVCWMVTTDAQMSTADNKREYGGFANCLPGLRQYLDYPDVASIAAPKPMLFIDGTKDHLFPIRGVKKAFEEMHEVWKSQGADDKLDTEIWDIPHSCHKDVQLKVLHFLDKYLK, via the coding sequence ATGATATTAAAAAACTGTTTATTGACAATAATATTTCTGCTGTTATCTGCTATCCCGGTAAAGGCACAAAAGAAATCGGAGACTCCACAGAAGAGGGATGTCTTTGAGTATACTTTTGATCTACCTAAATATGTGGAACAACTAAAACTAGAACTTACTTATCCTCTCGCCTGGCGTAACCAGCAGAATATGCCTTTCGACTTATGGAAGGAAAAGGCTCGCGCCAAGGTGTTGGAATGCATGATGACTCCTCCTAAGGCTGCTAACTGTTTTGATCCGGAAATCATTGGCAGGGAAAAGCGTGACGGGTATGTGGCTTTGAAGGTAATGTTCAACATCAATGCTTACAGCCGTATCATGGCTTATATCCTGGTGCCGGATGGCAAGGGGCCTTTCCCTGCCGTGAACCTGCTGCATGATCATGGTGCTCATTTCTTTATAGGCAAAGAAAAGATGATACGTCCTTTCGGGGTGTCACAGGAGGTGACTGATGATGCTCAAAGCTGGGCGAACACGCTCTATGAGGGACAGTTCGTAGGGGACTATTTGGCCAAACATGGTTATGTGTGTTTCTCCATAGATGCTCCTTTATGGGGAGAGAGAGGGCGCGAAGAGGGTGTGGACCGCAGTAAATATGATGTCATTGCGGGAAACATGATGATGCTGGGCCGTGATCTTTGTGGTTTCATGCATTATGACGATATCGCTTCTACGGATTTTATGGCGACATTGCCTTATGTGGATAAGGATCGTATAGGATGTATGGGATGTTCTATGGGGGCTTATCGTGCATGGATGCTTTCGGCTTTAAGTGACAAGGTTAAGGCGGGGGTGTCTGTCTGCTGGATGGTAACGACGGATGCACAAATGAGTACTGCCGACAACAAACGGGAATATGGTGGATTTGCAAATTGTCTCCCCGGTCTTCGTCAATATCTTGACTATCCGGATGTGGCATCTATAGCGGCACCTAAGCCGATGTTGTTTATTGACGGAACGAAAGACCATCTGTTTCCTATACGTGGGGTAAAAAAGGCGTTTGAAGAGATGCATGAAGTATGGAAAAGTCAGGGGGCAGACGATAAATTAGATACGGAGATATGGGATATACCTCATAGTTGTCATAAGGATGTTCAGTTAAAGGTGTTGCATTTCTTGGATAAGTATCTAAAGTGA
- the gmd gene encoding GDP-mannose 4,6-dehydratase, with amino-acid sequence MDKKVALITGITGQDGSYLAEFLIEKGYEVHGVLRRSSSFNTGRIEHLYLDEWVRDMKKTRLVNLHWGDMTDSSSLVRIISEIKPTEIYNLAAQSHVKVSFDVPEYSAEADAVGVLRLLEAVRICGLDKCCRIYQASTSELFGKVQEVPQKETTPFYPRSPYSVAKLYGYWIMKNYRESYDMYCCNGILFNHESERRGENFVTRKITLAACRISQGYQDKLYLGNMDARRDWGYAKDYVECMWLILQQERPDDFVIATGEMHTVREFCTLAFKEAGIDLRWEGKGAEEKGIDVKTGNILVEVDPKYFRPCEVEQLLGDPTKARTTLGWNPTKTTFPELIKIMVEHDMKFVRKLFIKAQIAE; translated from the coding sequence ATGGATAAAAAAGTTGCACTAATCACAGGAATTACCGGACAGGATGGTTCTTACCTGGCAGAGTTTTTGATAGAAAAAGGCTATGAGGTACATGGCGTCTTACGTCGTTCTTCTTCATTCAATACAGGTCGTATAGAACATCTGTATCTAGATGAATGGGTGCGTGATATGAAAAAGACCCGTTTGGTAAATCTCCATTGGGGTGATATGACAGATTCTTCTTCATTGGTAAGAATAATAAGTGAGATAAAACCTACTGAAATATATAATCTAGCAGCACAGAGTCATGTAAAAGTATCTTTTGATGTCCCTGAATATAGTGCGGAAGCAGATGCGGTAGGTGTTTTACGTCTGCTAGAGGCTGTCCGTATTTGCGGTTTGGATAAATGCTGCCGTATATATCAGGCTTCTACGTCAGAACTGTTTGGTAAGGTGCAGGAAGTACCCCAGAAGGAGACAACTCCATTCTATCCCCGTAGTCCTTATTCAGTAGCAAAACTTTATGGTTATTGGATAATGAAGAACTATCGTGAGAGTTATGATATGTACTGTTGTAATGGTATATTATTCAATCATGAGAGTGAGCGCCGTGGTGAAAACTTTGTGACTCGCAAGATAACATTGGCGGCCTGTCGTATATCTCAGGGCTATCAAGATAAATTGTATCTAGGTAATATGGATGCACGTAGAGACTGGGGCTATGCCAAGGATTATGTGGAGTGCATGTGGCTTATACTGCAACAGGAAAGACCTGATGATTTCGTTATCGCAACAGGTGAGATGCATACAGTAAGAGAATTCTGCACACTTGCATTCAAAGAAGCCGGAATAGATTTGCGTTGGGAAGGTAAAGGCGCAGAAGAGAAGGGTATTGATGTGAAAACAGGTAATATCCTGGTAGAGGTTGATCCAAAATACTTCCGTCCCTGTGAGGTAGAACAGTTACTTGGTGATCCGACCAAAGCGAGAACAACTTTGGGCTGGAATCCAACGAAGACAACATTCCCGGAATTGATTAAAATAATGGTTGAACATGATATGAAATTCGTGCGTAAATTATTTATTAAGGCTCAAATAGCAGAGTAG
- a CDS encoding NAD-dependent epimerase/dehydratase family protein has protein sequence MKILIVGSKGFIGSHCVDYFSRDNDVWECDVVLEYGNDHYLSIDAVDSDFLELFRKHQFDVCINCSGAANVPFSMEKPFNDFRLNTYNVLKLLEAIRLFSPECKFINMSSAAVYGNPISLPVSENSKTQPVSPYGCHKIMTEMICREYSSFWNVQTCCLRIFSAFGPRLKKQIFWDMYKKFKEQDTIELWGTGSESRDFIYISDIIDVIDLAIKNSTFKSEIVNVANGCQITISDLAYIFVKLLGTEKKVVFNNVVRVGDPINWEADISIIKSWGYKQKVNIEEGVEKYIIWLKNNK, from the coding sequence ATGAAAATACTCATTGTTGGTTCAAAAGGTTTTATAGGAAGTCATTGTGTCGATTATTTTTCTCGTGATAATGATGTATGGGAATGTGATGTAGTTCTTGAGTATGGTAATGATCATTATTTATCAATAGATGCTGTAGATAGTGATTTCTTGGAATTATTTAGGAAACACCAATTTGATGTTTGTATTAATTGTTCAGGAGCAGCGAATGTTCCTTTTTCTATGGAAAAACCATTTAATGATTTTAGGCTTAATACATATAATGTTTTAAAATTACTTGAGGCTATAAGATTATTTTCTCCAGAATGTAAATTTATAAATATGTCTAGTGCTGCTGTGTATGGAAATCCTATTTCATTGCCTGTTAGTGAAAACAGTAAAACACAACCAGTATCTCCTTATGGCTGCCATAAAATTATGACAGAAATGATATGTAGGGAATATAGTTCTTTTTGGAATGTACAGACGTGTTGTTTGCGTATTTTTTCTGCATTTGGCCCAAGATTAAAAAAACAAATATTTTGGGATATGTACAAGAAGTTTAAAGAACAAGACACCATAGAATTATGGGGGACAGGATCAGAATCAAGAGATTTTATTTATATATCAGATATTATTGATGTAATAGATCTTGCTATAAAAAATAGCACTTTTAAATCAGAAATCGTAAATGTAGCAAATGGATGCCAAATAACGATTTCTGATTTAGCTTATATTTTTGTTAAATTACTTGGAACAGAAAAAAAGGTCGTTTTTAATAATGTCGTTCGTGTTGGAGATCCTATTAATTGGGAGGCTGATATAAGTATAATAAAGTCTTGGGGATATAAGCAAAAGGTTAATATAGAAGAAGGAGTAGAAAAATATATTATATGGCTGAAAAACAACAAATAG
- a CDS encoding dTDP-glucose 4,6-dehydratase: MKRNILITGGAGFIGNHVVRLFVNKYPEYHIINLDKLTYAGNLANLRDIEGMPNYTFVKADICDYEVIKKLLAQYEIDGVIHLAAETHVDRSIKDPFVFARTNVMGTLTLLQAANEYWESRPEGYEGKRFYHISTDEVYGALELTDPEGIESPFTTKASSAEHHHAYGREFFLETTKYNPHSPYSAAKAGSDHFVRAFHDTYGMPTVVTNCSNNYGPYQFPEKLIPLFINNIRHRKPLPVYGKGENVRDWLYVVDHARAIDVIFHRGRVAETYNIGGFNEWKNIDIIKVLIKTVDRLLGRPEGADNDLITHISDRKGHDVRYAIDSRKLKDELGWEPSLQFEEGIEKTVKWYLDNQEWMDNVTSGDYQRYYVDMYKGR; encoded by the coding sequence ATGAAAAGAAATATCTTAATAACAGGTGGTGCCGGGTTTATCGGCAATCATGTGGTTCGCTTGTTCGTAAACAAGTATCCGGAGTATCATATCATCAACCTGGATAAGTTGACATATGCGGGTAATCTGGCTAATCTCAGGGATATAGAGGGGATGCCTAACTATACGTTTGTGAAGGCTGACATATGTGACTATGAGGTGATAAAGAAGCTGCTGGCGCAGTATGAGATAGACGGGGTGATACATCTGGCAGCAGAGACGCATGTGGACCGCTCGATAAAGGATCCTTTCGTGTTTGCACGGACTAACGTAATGGGTACGCTGACGTTGCTGCAGGCGGCTAATGAGTACTGGGAGAGCAGGCCTGAGGGTTATGAGGGCAAGAGGTTCTATCACATCTCTACGGATGAGGTGTATGGGGCGCTGGAGCTGACTGACCCAGAGGGAATAGAGTCGCCTTTCACGACGAAGGCTTCGTCGGCAGAGCATCATCATGCTTATGGCCGTGAGTTCTTCCTGGAAACGACGAAATATAATCCGCACAGTCCTTACTCGGCGGCTAAGGCGGGGAGTGACCACTTTGTGCGTGCTTTTCATGATACGTACGGCATGCCTACGGTGGTGACCAACTGCTCTAACAACTATGGGCCGTATCAGTTCCCTGAGAAGTTGATTCCGCTATTTATCAATAACATCCGTCATCGTAAGCCGTTGCCTGTATATGGTAAGGGTGAGAACGTGAGAGACTGGCTGTATGTGGTGGATCATGCGAGGGCTATAGATGTGATATTCCATCGTGGCCGTGTGGCTGAGACGTATAACATCGGTGGTTTCAATGAATGGAAGAACATCGACATCATAAAGGTGCTGATAAAGACGGTGGACCGTTTGCTGGGCAGGCCTGAGGGTGCTGATAATGATCTGATAACTCATATATCTGACCGTAAGGGTCATGATGTGCGTTATGCGATAGACAGCCGTAAGCTGAAGGATGAGCTGGGCTGGGAACCGAGCTTGCAGTTTGAGGAGGGTATCGAGAAGACGGTGAAGTGGTATCTGGACAATCAGGAGTGGATGGATAATGTGACAAGTGGTGACTATCAACGATATTACGTGGATATGTATAAGGGGAGATAA
- a CDS encoding glycosyltransferase, which translates to MNRLIIADIKSQNSNGRCIGHYFAVAHNYYELFKDYVETLIAGGPIYQQQFKENLLCLPFDACVNEDSFLKCKLHSLKNSKELFKEAKDDIIVLQHASAATVILSIVMFFHRKSKLFLIQYNDEAINTLFKRMMYKLAKKKINGVICPNENIGNLFGLPYCVVPDYIFNSKCKSDVIPFTEKKYDVCFVGRIEKEKGVIDVAKKIAGTKYKMIIAGNIRVPYLKRELEKICQKCDNISLHIGYLSDNVYYGYINDSRFCILNYQGDYSNRSSGVVLDTIFHDVPVIGLDCKALDFIKLFNMGHVYDDLKNLDLDRVLTEKNYNEYLKNIELYKLKHIEYKGKLVRFLGL; encoded by the coding sequence ATGAATCGATTAATTATAGCAGATATAAAGAGTCAAAACTCTAATGGTAGGTGCATCGGACATTATTTTGCAGTAGCTCATAATTATTATGAACTTTTTAAAGATTATGTAGAAACTTTAATTGCTGGTGGACCAATTTACCAGCAACAATTTAAAGAAAATCTTTTATGTCTTCCTTTTGATGCTTGCGTAAATGAAGATTCCTTTTTGAAATGTAAATTACATTCTTTGAAAAATAGCAAAGAACTATTCAAAGAAGCTAAAGATGATATTATTGTTTTACAACATGCAAGTGCTGCAACTGTCATACTTTCTATAGTGATGTTTTTCCATAGGAAGAGCAAACTATTTCTGATCCAATATAATGATGAAGCTATTAATACTCTATTTAAGCGCATGATGTATAAACTTGCGAAAAAAAAGATCAATGGTGTTATTTGTCCTAATGAGAATATAGGAAATTTATTTGGACTACCATATTGTGTAGTACCTGATTATATATTTAACTCTAAATGTAAATCAGACGTTATTCCTTTTACAGAAAAAAAATATGATGTTTGTTTCGTTGGAAGAATAGAAAAAGAGAAAGGTGTAATAGACGTAGCTAAGAAAATTGCAGGTACAAAATATAAAATGATAATTGCAGGTAATATTCGTGTACCTTATTTAAAACGAGAGTTAGAAAAAATTTGCCAAAAATGTGATAATATAAGCTTGCATATAGGATATTTATCTGATAATGTATATTATGGGTATATTAATGATAGTCGCTTTTGTATATTGAATTATCAAGGTGATTATTCTAACCGTAGTAGTGGGGTCGTCCTAGATACAATTTTCCATGATGTACCAGTTATTGGTTTGGATTGTAAAGCTCTGGATTTTATAAAATTGTTTAATATGGGCCATGTTTATGATGATTTAAAAAATCTTGATTTAGATAGAGTGTTGACAGAAAAGAACTATAATGAGTATTTGAAAAATATTGAATTATATAAGTTAAAACATATCGAATATAAGGGGAAACTCGTTAGATTTTTAGGCTTATGA
- a CDS encoding WecB/TagA/CpsF family glycosyltransferase translates to MKKNFMFKINGASIVSDRYELLALPTGKKLINTINAHSYNMAQKDDFFAEALNNGDALIPDGISILKAYKWKHWKNAPKERIAGADLFNIEMERLNNNGGKCFFLGSSETVLSLIRKRAAIEYPNIKVVTYSPPYKPEFDDDENRNMIEAVNRENPDLLWIGMTAPKQEKWAYQHWNELNINCHCGTIGAVFDFYAGTVKRAPIWWQQHGLEWLYRLIMEPRRMWKRYIIGNAMFLWNILGEK, encoded by the coding sequence ATGAAGAAAAACTTTATGTTTAAAATAAATGGTGCAAGTATCGTTAGTGATAGGTACGAACTATTAGCATTGCCAACAGGCAAAAAACTTATCAATACAATAAATGCACACTCTTACAATATGGCACAAAAGGATGATTTTTTTGCTGAAGCTTTGAATAATGGGGATGCTTTGATACCAGATGGTATATCAATACTTAAAGCATATAAATGGAAACATTGGAAGAATGCTCCTAAAGAGCGTATAGCTGGTGCTGATTTATTCAATATAGAGATGGAGCGACTTAACAATAATGGAGGAAAGTGTTTCTTTCTGGGTAGTAGTGAGACAGTACTTTCGCTTATACGTAAGCGTGCTGCTATAGAGTATCCTAATATTAAGGTCGTTACTTATTCTCCACCATACAAACCTGAATTTGATGATGATGAAAACCGAAATATGATTGAGGCTGTGAATAGGGAAAATCCCGATCTTTTATGGATAGGTATGACTGCTCCTAAACAAGAAAAATGGGCTTATCAGCATTGGAATGAGTTGAATATAAATTGTCATTGTGGTACAATAGGAGCCGTTTTTGATTTTTATGCAGGAACGGTGAAACGTGCTCCTATATGGTGGCAACAGCATGGTTTGGAATGGCTATATCGCCTGATTATGGAGCCTAGACGTATGTGGAAAAGATATATAATAGGCAATGCTATGTTTCTTTGGAATATTTTGGGAGAAAAATAA
- a CDS encoding LicD family protein has protein sequence MDNKIKELHHRLALLMHEIHKICIENDIKYTMIGGTLIGAIRHKGFIPWDDDIDIGMTLDNYIKFKNIVFNKKYDWIDFDLAGITKNYFCTYIKAYDTRTMFIENGVKISRGLFVDIFPIVKAGDTKLEALYEFAKHKYYQSILKRKSQAYNTFFVKELFLKFLSKSYETDKLMILIDLHYSIIDKKYKKYSSDMDGTKRGIVLTQLFDEYCLYKFEQYEFMGIKRADEYLKKVFGDYMKLPPEEKRVPNHLIYLDLDLSYKKYSL, from the coding sequence ATGGATAATAAAATTAAAGAACTTCATCATCGATTGGCTTTATTGATGCATGAAATACATAAAATTTGTATCGAAAATGATATAAAGTATACAATGATTGGTGGTACTTTAATAGGTGCAATAAGGCATAAAGGCTTTATTCCTTGGGATGATGATATAGATATTGGTATGACTTTAGATAATTACATTAAATTTAAAAATATCGTATTTAATAAAAAATATGATTGGATTGATTTTGATTTAGCAGGCATAACAAAAAACTATTTTTGCACGTATATTAAAGCTTATGATACTAGAACTATGTTTATAGAGAATGGCGTTAAAATATCAAGAGGACTATTTGTCGATATTTTTCCTATAGTAAAAGCTGGCGATACTAAATTAGAAGCATTATACGAATTTGCAAAGCATAAATATTATCAGTCTATATTAAAAAGAAAATCACAGGCATATAATACATTTTTTGTAAAAGAACTATTTTTGAAATTTTTATCAAAAAGTTATGAAACAGATAAATTAATGATTTTAATTGATCTTCATTATAGCATTATTGACAAGAAATATAAAAAATATTCTTCAGATATGGATGGCACTAAGAGAGGAATCGTTTTAACCCAGTTGTTTGATGAATATTGTTTGTATAAATTTGAACAATATGAATTTATGGGTATCAAGAGAGCTGATGAGTATTTAAAAAAAGTTTTTGGCGATTATATGAAATTACCACCTGAAGAAAAACGTGTACCTAATCATCTGATATACCTTGATTTGGATTTATCATATAAAAAATATTCTTTATAG